The Halosimplex litoreum genome has a window encoding:
- a CDS encoding beta-glucosidase: protein MPSDTVEQLLSELTLAEKVRLTHGATDTEGTATGFVPGVERLDVPAVRFSDGPLGVRTDEPATAFPASTALSSSFDPELAREFARALGREAQGRNQDVLLGPGLNLIRVPHCGRNFEYYAEDPVVTGRFAAAVVDGIESTGVVATPKHFVANNQETARATVSAEIDERVLRELYLPGFRDAVGAGAGAVMSSYNRVDGTYMSEHGGLLTDTLKGEWGFEGVVMSDWFGTESVVGTANGGLDLQMPGISAEELMESMGAPGDDGDDGGASGPEDGDEDFDAQGGSDYADGMPDPTTGGLYGEELADAVEAGEVPESRLDDMVRRLLTQLERHDLLDGSADAGEPEGAVDTPDHRDLAERIATRGTVLLDNDGVLPLADDADVAVIGPNVDEAILGGGGSSETTPFTETSPVEGIEARAAGPVSVARGHPRVEDISLFDAFERDDGEESGDESGADVSVDDAVAAAEDADVALVFVRDQATEAADRETLALPGDQDDLIEAVAAANDRTVVVANTSGPFETPWREDVAAVVASWYPGQAHGSAAAAVLYGDSDPGGRLPVTFAPEDAYPTAAEHRYPGVDGEVHYDEGLLVGYRYFDAADAEPTYPFGHGRSYATFQYRDAEAVDDSTVELTVENTADRAGRTVVQAYVDSPTAPDDLERPPRELGGFRSLALDAGESRRVTVDVDERAFGRYDAESGWTVDSGDHVVSLGSSSRDRPLDVTIER from the coding sequence GTGCGACGGACACCGAGGGGACGGCGACGGGGTTCGTCCCTGGCGTCGAACGTCTGGACGTCCCCGCGGTCAGGTTCTCGGACGGCCCGCTGGGCGTCCGCACGGACGAGCCGGCGACGGCGTTCCCGGCGTCGACGGCGCTCTCGTCGTCGTTCGACCCGGAACTGGCTCGCGAGTTCGCTCGGGCGCTCGGCCGCGAGGCGCAGGGCCGAAACCAGGACGTACTGCTCGGGCCGGGACTGAACCTGATCCGGGTCCCCCACTGCGGGCGTAACTTCGAGTACTACGCCGAGGATCCGGTCGTGACGGGGCGGTTCGCGGCCGCGGTCGTCGACGGCATCGAGTCGACGGGCGTGGTCGCGACGCCGAAGCACTTCGTCGCGAACAACCAGGAGACAGCCCGCGCGACCGTCAGCGCCGAGATCGACGAGCGGGTTCTCCGGGAACTGTATCTGCCGGGCTTCCGCGACGCCGTCGGGGCCGGCGCCGGCGCGGTGATGTCCTCGTACAACCGCGTCGACGGGACGTACATGAGCGAACACGGGGGGCTCCTCACGGACACGCTGAAGGGCGAGTGGGGCTTCGAAGGCGTCGTCATGTCGGACTGGTTCGGCACCGAGAGCGTGGTCGGCACCGCCAACGGCGGGCTGGACCTCCAGATGCCCGGCATCTCCGCCGAGGAGCTGATGGAGTCGATGGGCGCGCCGGGCGACGACGGCGACGACGGCGGGGCGAGCGGGCCCGAGGACGGAGACGAAGACTTCGACGCCCAGGGGGGCTCCGACTACGCCGACGGGATGCCGGACCCGACGACCGGCGGGCTCTACGGCGAGGAGTTGGCCGACGCCGTCGAAGCCGGTGAGGTGCCCGAATCGCGGCTCGACGACATGGTCCGCCGGTTGCTCACGCAGCTGGAGCGCCACGACCTGCTCGACGGAAGCGCCGACGCGGGCGAACCCGAGGGCGCGGTCGACACGCCCGACCACCGCGACCTCGCCGAGCGGATCGCGACCCGCGGGACGGTCCTGCTGGACAACGACGGCGTCCTGCCCCTGGCGGACGACGCCGACGTGGCCGTGATCGGCCCGAACGTCGACGAGGCGATCCTCGGCGGCGGCGGCTCCTCGGAGACCACGCCGTTCACCGAGACGAGCCCCGTCGAGGGGATCGAGGCCCGCGCGGCGGGGCCGGTCTCGGTCGCCCGCGGCCACCCCCGAGTCGAGGACATCTCGCTGTTCGACGCGTTCGAACGCGACGACGGGGAGGAGAGCGGCGACGAGAGTGGCGCCGACGTGTCCGTCGACGACGCCGTCGCAGCCGCCGAGGACGCGGACGTGGCCCTCGTGTTCGTCCGCGATCAGGCGACCGAGGCCGCCGACCGCGAGACGCTCGCGCTCCCCGGCGACCAGGACGACCTGATCGAGGCGGTCGCCGCCGCGAACGACCGGACGGTGGTCGTCGCGAACACGAGCGGCCCGTTCGAGACGCCCTGGCGCGAGGACGTGGCCGCCGTCGTCGCGAGCTGGTACCCCGGCCAGGCACACGGCTCGGCCGCCGCGGCCGTCCTCTACGGCGACAGCGACCCAGGCGGGCGGCTCCCGGTGACGTTCGCCCCCGAAGACGCCTATCCCACCGCCGCCGAGCACCGGTACCCCGGCGTCGACGGAGAGGTCCACTACGACGAGGGCCTGCTCGTCGGCTACCGATACTTCGACGCGGCCGACGCCGAACCGACCTACCCGTTCGGCCACGGCCGCTCGTACGCGACCTTCCAGTACCGCGACGCCGAGGCCGTCGACGACTCGACGGTCGAACTGACCGTCGAGAACACCGCCGACCGCGCCGGCCGGACGGTCGTCCAGGCGTACGTCGACTCGCCGACGGCGCCCGACGACCTGGAGCGGCCGCCGCGGGAGCTCGGCGGATTCCGTTCGTTGGCGCTCGACGCCGGCGAGTCCCGGCGCGTCACCGTCGACGTCGACGAGCGGGCGTTCGGCCGTTACGACGCCGAATCGGGCTGGACCGTCGACTCGGGCGACCACGTCGTCTCGCTCGGCTCGTCCTCGCGGGACCGCCCCCTCGACGTGACGATCGAACGGTAA
- a CDS encoding MBL fold metallo-hydrolase — MVTRLSEDAWWIELGGVNAYLVDDGGTLTLVDAGMPWHGGRVLDAVVDAGFALADLDRVLVTHYDLDHVGGIARLDGLDVTIYAGRGDAPLVAGRETPPFSVPKGAFQRLVGPLVTPPEHDVVPLADGDEVGSFTVRETPGHTPGHVAYVSEALGIAVLGDLVRESDGDLAPSPWIISADTSEVRRSIRELSEEATAFEVAAVGHGVPFERGGRDRLVDLAGRL, encoded by the coding sequence ATGGTCACGCGACTCTCCGAGGACGCCTGGTGGATCGAACTCGGCGGCGTCAACGCCTATCTGGTCGACGACGGTGGGACGCTGACGCTCGTCGACGCGGGTATGCCCTGGCACGGCGGTCGCGTGCTCGACGCCGTCGTCGACGCGGGGTTCGCGCTCGCCGACCTCGACCGGGTGCTGGTCACCCACTACGATCTGGACCACGTCGGCGGCATCGCGCGTCTCGACGGCCTCGACGTCACGATATACGCGGGCCGAGGGGACGCACCGCTGGTGGCCGGCCGCGAGACGCCGCCGTTCTCGGTCCCCAAGGGCGCGTTCCAGCGGCTGGTCGGTCCGCTGGTCACACCGCCGGAACACGACGTCGTCCCGCTGGCCGACGGCGACGAGGTCGGCTCGTTCACCGTCCGCGAGACGCCCGGCCACACGCCGGGCCACGTCGCCTACGTGAGTGAAGCCCTCGGCATCGCGGTCCTGGGCGATCTGGTCCGCGAGTCCGACGGCGATCTCGCCCCCTCGCCGTGGATCATCTCGGCCGACACGAGCGAGGTCCGGCGGAGCATCCGCGAGCTGAGCGAGGAAGCCACTGCGTTCGAAGTCGCGGCCGTCGGTCACGGCGTCCCGTTCGAACGAGGGGGTCGCGACCGTCTGGTCGACCTCGCGGGACGACTCTGA